One genomic window of Candidatus Nitrospira inopinata includes the following:
- a CDS encoding intradiol ring-cleavage dioxygenase: MTHHRDRRRLLLSRRDVLTGFGITGAAWVMEQALVPRRATAQSARPSCLVLPQQTEGPYFIDERLNRSDIRSDPSTGQATPGIPLRLTIRTVGIFATDCRPLVGAVVDIWQCDAMGFYSDVRDPWFNTVGRKFLRGYQTTDAAGEARFITIYPGWYPGRTVHIHVKIRTAPIGRRSFDFTSQLYFDDELTNHVLSQPPYASRGARATRNRQDWIFRQGGDRLMLDPTPMEDGYAATFTFGLRLA, encoded by the coding sequence GTGACGCATCACCGAGATCGCAGAAGGCTCCTCCTGTCCCGTCGTGACGTTCTGACCGGATTTGGTATCACCGGCGCGGCGTGGGTGATGGAACAGGCTTTGGTTCCTCGACGAGCGACAGCCCAGAGCGCAAGACCTTCCTGCCTTGTCCTCCCTCAGCAGACGGAAGGTCCCTATTTCATCGACGAACGGTTGAACCGTTCCGACATCCGTTCCGATCCCTCAACGGGACAGGCCACACCGGGAATTCCTTTGCGGCTGACAATTCGGACCGTGGGCATCTTCGCCACCGACTGCCGGCCTCTGGTCGGAGCCGTTGTTGATATCTGGCAATGCGACGCCATGGGATTCTACTCCGACGTCAGAGATCCTTGGTTCAACACCGTGGGACGGAAATTCCTCCGCGGCTATCAGACGACCGACGCCGCCGGCGAAGCTCGATTCATCACGATCTATCCAGGCTGGTACCCCGGACGAACGGTGCACATCCACGTCAAGATTCGGACGGCTCCCATTGGCCGTCGAAGTTTTGATTTCACATCGCAACTCTATTTCGACGACGAGTTGACGAATCATGTTCTCTCGCAGCCGCCCTATGCCTCGCGAGGGGCTCGCGCCACCCGCAATCGGCAAGACTGGATCTTCCGCCAGGGCGGAGACCGTCTCATGCTCGACCCGACGCCAATGGAGGACGGGTACGCGGCCACGTTCACCTTCGGACTTCGTCTTGCCTGA
- a CDS encoding B12-binding domain-containing radical SAM protein, whose product MGRHKIGLIIPHPEDQKWDSVWKLFRTPNLNLPTLAALIPEDEWDIEIQDELVGPIDFTREYDLVFITVTTVVAVRAYEVARLFRERGAKVVLGGIHPSTLPDEAQRHADAIVIGEGELTVPRLLTDFKNGRLQPRYTMPYMVEQWDERPPRWDLLPQGYMFRHALTATRGCNYRCSFCSIHLALGGGQYGFRKKPPADVVKLVERMSGPMVMFWDDDLLSDPIYTRDLCAALKPLGKKWMSQMSATYIAHHPDLLKTLKEAGCSAMFMGLESINQDSLKSVNKQNSAKLYEDMIRRIHDHGIDIHAGFICGLDHEDVYDFERTAEWATRMGLAGALWRIMTPYPGTRQFAELKAAGRILTENWTMYTGEHVVYKPAKMTVEQLYWGHKWAKGQFYSYRSIAQRAIGRARQNGAHELLNIAGCGLGYRSMFHLAADSAPVNVYRDMNHLPPQEEPVAFRFPYPSKGRFSLVTDQWDRLRAKIQPRPRIN is encoded by the coding sequence ATGGGACGCCATAAAATCGGCCTGATCATTCCCCACCCCGAAGACCAAAAGTGGGATTCGGTTTGGAAACTCTTTCGCACGCCGAACCTCAACCTTCCCACCCTCGCCGCGCTGATCCCCGAAGACGAATGGGACATCGAGATTCAGGACGAGTTGGTCGGCCCCATCGATTTCACCCGCGAGTACGATCTGGTCTTTATCACCGTCACGACGGTCGTGGCCGTTCGAGCCTATGAGGTCGCCCGGCTGTTCCGCGAGCGCGGCGCCAAAGTGGTGCTCGGCGGCATTCACCCCTCCACGTTGCCCGACGAGGCGCAGCGACATGCCGACGCCATCGTGATCGGCGAAGGCGAATTGACGGTGCCGAGGCTGCTCACGGACTTCAAGAACGGCAGGCTTCAACCCCGTTACACCATGCCCTATATGGTCGAACAATGGGACGAACGGCCGCCTCGATGGGATCTCTTGCCCCAAGGCTACATGTTTCGGCACGCCTTGACGGCCACGCGAGGCTGCAACTATCGCTGCTCGTTTTGTTCGATTCACTTGGCGCTCGGAGGAGGGCAGTACGGCTTTCGCAAAAAACCGCCCGCCGACGTCGTCAAGCTGGTCGAACGGATGTCCGGGCCGATGGTGATGTTCTGGGACGACGATCTGCTCTCCGACCCGATCTATACGAGAGACCTCTGCGCGGCCTTGAAGCCGCTGGGGAAAAAATGGATGAGCCAAATGAGCGCGACCTACATCGCGCATCATCCCGACTTGCTCAAAACGCTCAAGGAAGCCGGCTGTTCGGCGATGTTCATGGGGTTGGAATCGATCAATCAGGATTCGTTGAAATCGGTCAACAAACAAAATTCGGCGAAGCTCTATGAAGACATGATTCGCCGCATCCATGACCACGGCATCGATATTCACGCGGGTTTCATCTGCGGCCTGGACCATGAAGACGTGTACGATTTCGAACGGACCGCCGAGTGGGCCACCCGCATGGGCCTGGCCGGAGCCCTCTGGCGCATCATGACTCCCTATCCCGGAACCAGACAGTTCGCGGAACTCAAGGCGGCCGGCCGCATTTTGACCGAGAATTGGACGATGTACACGGGCGAGCACGTCGTCTATAAACCGGCCAAGATGACCGTCGAACAGTTGTACTGGGGGCACAAATGGGCCAAGGGGCAGTTTTACTCCTATCGGTCCATCGCGCAACGGGCGATCGGCCGGGCCAGGCAAAACGGCGCGCACGAGTTGTTAAACATCGCCGGATGCGGATTGGGCTATCGCTCCATGTTCCACCTCGCGGCGGACTCGGCGCCGGTCAACGTGTATCGAGACATGAACCATCTGCCGCCGCAGGAGGAACCGGTGGCGTTTCGGTTCCCCTATCCGTCAAAGGGGCGATTCAGTTTGGTCACGGATCAATGGGATCGGCTGCGGGCCAAGATTCAACCCAGGCCTCGCATCAACTAG
- the pyk gene encoding pyruvate kinase — translation MRKAKIVCTIGPATASPTMLDRLIESGMDAARLNFSHGTHEAHAAAIAAIRQAAARRQVAVAIVQDVQGPRIRIGAVPEGGIAVRSGQSVRMRPVSLPSSSRPPSPSPPTHSSLPDIPILYPSLTRDLKQGARILINDGLIELFADRVADSHVDCTVVTGGTILSHKGINLPGTDVSVPTLTDKDREDLRFGIAQGVDYVALSFVRGPEDIRAARGFIADCGGDQPIIAKIERAEAVAALDALLDEADGVMIARGDLGVEMGPEAVPILQKRIIMEANRRRRLVITATQMLESMTQSPRPTRAEASDVANAVFDGTDAVMLSAETAVGTYPLETVQVMDRIIQAAEQEAGSTSLFRRRTDVEPMPFPDAVCTAAYFAAQAIAADMIVVFSERGATARLISKQRPISPIIAFTPYESVRQRMALYWGVRPSLIPQIEHTDDRVEEAERKLKAEGLVKGGEKIVILSGTQVGQPGGTNLMKLHEVR, via the coding sequence ATGCGCAAAGCCAAAATCGTCTGTACCATCGGCCCGGCCACCGCGTCGCCGACCATGTTGGATCGGCTGATCGAGAGCGGCATGGACGCGGCCCGGCTCAATTTTTCCCACGGCACCCATGAGGCCCATGCCGCCGCCATCGCCGCCATTCGGCAAGCCGCGGCGCGGAGGCAGGTCGCCGTCGCGATCGTTCAAGATGTGCAAGGCCCTCGCATACGGATCGGAGCGGTTCCCGAGGGCGGAATCGCGGTCCGTTCCGGTCAATCCGTCAGAATGCGGCCGGTCTCACTACCATCATCAAGCCGACCGCCCTCGCCTTCTCCCCCCACTCATTCATCCCTGCCGGACATTCCGATCCTCTATCCCTCCCTCACGCGCGACCTCAAACAAGGCGCGAGAATTCTGATCAACGACGGACTCATCGAGCTGTTCGCCGATCGCGTCGCCGACTCCCACGTTGACTGTACTGTCGTAACAGGCGGCACAATCTTGTCTCACAAAGGCATCAACCTTCCCGGCACCGACGTAAGCGTCCCGACGCTCACCGACAAGGATCGGGAAGACTTGCGATTCGGAATCGCTCAAGGCGTGGACTACGTCGCCCTGTCGTTTGTCCGAGGTCCGGAAGATATCAGGGCCGCCCGCGGGTTCATCGCCGACTGTGGCGGCGATCAACCGATCATCGCCAAGATCGAGCGGGCGGAGGCCGTCGCTGCGTTGGATGCGCTGCTGGACGAAGCGGACGGCGTCATGATCGCGCGCGGCGATCTCGGCGTCGAGATGGGACCGGAGGCCGTGCCGATTTTGCAGAAACGGATCATTATGGAAGCCAACCGCCGCCGCCGTCTGGTCATCACGGCGACCCAGATGTTGGAATCGATGACCCAGTCTCCTCGTCCCACCAGGGCCGAAGCATCGGACGTGGCGAACGCCGTCTTCGACGGCACGGACGCAGTGATGTTGTCAGCCGAAACGGCCGTCGGCACCTATCCCCTCGAAACGGTGCAGGTCATGGACCGTATCATCCAGGCTGCCGAGCAGGAAGCCGGATCAACGTCCCTGTTCAGACGACGAACGGACGTTGAGCCCATGCCGTTTCCAGACGCCGTCTGCACCGCCGCCTATTTCGCGGCTCAGGCCATTGCCGCCGACATGATTGTCGTCTTCAGCGAACGGGGCGCGACGGCGCGATTGATTTCGAAACAACGGCCGATTTCCCCCATCATCGCCTTCACGCCGTACGAATCCGTCCGGCAACGGATGGCCCTCTATTGGGGCGTGCGTCCCTCTCTGATCCCGCAGATCGAACACACCGACGATCGCGTGGAGGAGGCGGAGCGGAAATTAAAAGCCGAAGGGCTGGTCAAGGGCGGAGAAAAGATCGTCATCCTCTCCGGCACCCAGGTCGGACAGCCTGGCGGCACCAACCTGATGAAACTGCACGAGGTTCGATAG
- a CDS encoding outer membrane protein: MKSFFIGSVFFFGVGIGICFLPASAPAESYVAGVGGINFADRLTDVEGTGGLLFQDLDLQNSVALGGKVGHFFRHGWFGVEGEFLHSTPHVKGTVDAPGIHLRVMSVTVNLVARYPGRTFQPYVGIGGGPVIAHLRDSGGVQRDSDVAGGFNAFAGMRAFVTSHVAVFGEYKYTSATFVFDKAFGPAGGFEGGYRAQHLLFGVSLHF, from the coding sequence ATGAAATCATTCTTCATCGGGAGCGTTTTCTTTTTCGGTGTGGGAATCGGAATCTGTTTCCTGCCGGCTTCCGCACCCGCGGAATCCTACGTGGCCGGGGTTGGCGGTATCAACTTCGCCGACCGTCTCACGGACGTGGAAGGAACGGGCGGTTTACTGTTTCAGGATCTGGATCTTCAGAACTCCGTCGCCCTGGGCGGGAAGGTCGGGCATTTTTTTAGACACGGCTGGTTCGGCGTCGAGGGTGAATTTCTCCATTCCACTCCTCACGTCAAAGGGACGGTCGATGCTCCGGGAATCCATTTGCGAGTGATGTCGGTCACCGTCAATCTTGTCGCGCGGTATCCGGGCCGAACGTTTCAACCCTACGTCGGAATCGGCGGCGGCCCCGTCATCGCTCACCTGCGCGATTCCGGCGGCGTGCAACGGGATTCCGACGTCGCCGGAGGCTTCAACGCCTTCGCCGGCATGCGGGCCTTCGTGACTTCCCACGTCGCGGTCTTCGGCGAATATAAATACACGAGCGCCACGTTCGTTTTTGACAAGGCCTTCGGCCCGGCCGGGGGTTTTGAAGGCGGATATCGGGCGCAGCACCTGTTGTTCGGCGTCTCACTGCATTTCTAA
- a CDS encoding surface-adhesin E family protein, translating into MAGVMPVIGLAATVLAGEPARAEWTLLDHRYQEPGFRMVSVDRDSIKQEDGLRTVSVLIDWTVMQGGRSPTRFYSTVARKQVNCPNKLIRLTAFADYDGHRGMGKRIAWGEQEGLWRPVEPGSMNEGIWTLVCGQGAPK; encoded by the coding sequence ATGGCGGGGGTCATGCCGGTGATCGGGCTCGCGGCGACGGTCCTAGCCGGTGAGCCGGCCCGCGCGGAGTGGACGTTGCTGGATCATCGGTATCAGGAGCCGGGATTTCGGATGGTCTCTGTCGATCGTGACTCGATCAAGCAGGAGGACGGACTGAGGACCGTTTCCGTGTTGATTGACTGGACCGTGATGCAAGGCGGGCGATCGCCGACCAGATTTTATTCGACCGTCGCGCGAAAACAAGTGAACTGTCCGAACAAACTGATACGACTGACGGCGTTTGCGGATTATGACGGGCACAGGGGCATGGGCAAACGCATAGCTTGGGGAGAACAAGAAGGACTATGGCGTCCGGTAGAGCCCGGCAGCATGAACGAGGGAATCTGGACCTTGGTGTGCGGACAGGGTGCTCCAAAGTAG
- a CDS encoding Slp family lipoprotein — MARPVPIVVLFGGLLILSACAESLHQVQRETGPLGIPLELQKEIDTGVTFADLRADTDSYLGRTVSLGGIVLAAKRTSQQTELEILQLPRKEGRISTKDRLRSEGRFIAVREEFLDPATVPPGTPVTIIGTVQGSITRRLDEAEYLYPVLAIKHLIDWNTVDMEEPDTAPAAFYGPYYYPPFGYWGVPYGYYPFWTRPYPFIVQPRPAPRPPPSPPPSGIPPRFKRR; from the coding sequence ATGGCCCGCCCGGTCCCGATCGTCGTCCTCTTCGGCGGACTCCTCATCCTGTCCGCCTGCGCGGAATCGCTGCACCAAGTTCAGCGCGAGACAGGCCCGCTCGGTATCCCGCTGGAATTACAAAAGGAGATCGACACCGGCGTGACGTTCGCCGACCTCCGGGCCGACACCGATTCTTATCTTGGACGAACCGTCAGCTTGGGCGGCATCGTCTTGGCGGCCAAGCGGACGTCCCAACAAACGGAACTTGAAATCCTGCAACTGCCGAGAAAAGAGGGCCGGATTTCGACCAAAGACCGTCTCCGGTCCGAAGGACGGTTCATCGCCGTCCGTGAAGAATTTCTCGACCCGGCCACTGTGCCTCCCGGCACGCCGGTGACCATCATCGGGACCGTGCAAGGTTCCATCACGCGGCGACTGGATGAAGCCGAGTATCTGTACCCCGTTCTCGCCATCAAGCATCTGATCGACTGGAATACAGTGGACATGGAAGAGCCGGACACTGCCCCCGCCGCGTTTTACGGTCCCTATTACTATCCGCCCTTCGGCTACTGGGGCGTTCCATACGGTTACTATCCTTTCTGGACGAGGCCCTACCCCTTCATCGTTCAGCCCCGTCCCGCGCCGAGACCGCCCCCCTCTCCTCCTCCTTCCGGTATTCCCCCAAGATTCAAACGAAGGTGA
- a CDS encoding DEAD/DEAH box helicase translates to MPLSEFHPLIADWFLSHIGEPTDVQRKAWPSIRSGSDVLIAAPTGSGKTLAAFLSCLDHLFQQALARELEDRTQVLYVSPLKALSNDVQKNLQRPLAEIGQAALQAGLLMPDLRVLVRTGDTPVADRQRMLKRPPHILVTTPESLFILLTADKSRAMLRTVRTVIVDEIHAVAPTKRGAHLALSLERLDDLIGTRPQRIGLLATQRPVELVARFLVGNRDPFRVAGESTSGSVPALHDRNSVPCTIIDIGHRRELDLAVEAPKDELSAVATNAIWADVHDRLADLVRHHRSTLVFVNTRRLAERVAHVLEERLADLGPDVVAAHHGSLSRQIRLRAEERLKTGKTRVVIATASLELGIDVGTVDLVCQIGSPRAIATCLQRVGRAGHWITAIPKGRLFALTRDDLVECAALVRAIRKGLLDQIDIPDAPLDILAQQIIASVASRPWSEEELFALCRRAYPYRNLARSEFDRVIHMLADGIATKRGRGQAYLFHDRINRRLKARRGARLAAITSGGAIPETATYQVVAEPDGTVVGSVDEDFAVESLAGDIMLLGNTSWRIKGIEAGKVRVEDAQGAPPTIPFWRGEAPSRTAKLSAAVAELRHDLEGRLVKQGVPESSDGGREESTNGALLLKTSPAVLQWLKEQCRLDVRGAQQVVEYLLAGRAVLGTVPTQETIVAERFFDESGGMQLVIHAPFGGRINRAWGLALRKRFCLTFDFELQAAAAENGIVISLGERHSFPLESVFGYVHSSSVRDVLIQALLPSPMFMTRWRWTAGRSLALLRFAQGKKVPPHIQRMKAEDLLAAVFPDALACQDNMVGERTRQIPDHPLIRETFKDCLTDAMDLEGLQTILQRIEQGIIRCVAVETPVPSPFSHEILNANPYAFLDDAPLEERRARAVELRRTLPPDLAGAIGTLDPSAIELVRQESWPVVRDEDELHDALLTLGWMPEPIPVEWMPHVSGLLTASRIVRLAPSASSLLLPQVAGWVAAENRDRIEQLFAWQDETVLDSIVLGWMESTGPTTVEELAGKLGFAAGPVEQAMARLEHSGQVLRGSFRSSLSNGVRVVEWCHRRLLARIHRLTVGRLRREIQPVTAADFMRFLLRWHHIVPSARLHGETGLAEIIGQLAGFEAPASLWESHLLRVRLTRYEPEWLDRLCLSGSVGWGRLSLHDRLLSGFEVSIENRRTRGIVSTSATPISLFPREERDWLRAAVQGQFAGGGGHTSGLSQIGQAVKAVLERQGACFFGDLVRATGALPSEVEQGLWELAAAGLATADGFDNLRALIDPHRRRGEGRARGHRPRHASGRWSLLLSMDPGPMAIDDQGQGGQWSGSAGESWPDIQKGATVVESVARRLLRRYGVVFRDLLGRDSLALPWRDLLVQYRRMEMAGEIRGGRFVTGFVGEQFALPEAVESLRALRKLEEDREQTIKLSACDPLNLTGIILPGPRVPAVTTNFVILRNGIVDRVITGGERQRSNERGVAVPI, encoded by the coding sequence ATGCCGCTTTCCGAGTTTCATCCTTTAATCGCCGACTGGTTCCTATCCCACATCGGCGAGCCGACTGACGTGCAACGTAAGGCCTGGCCGTCCATTCGATCGGGCTCGGACGTCTTGATCGCCGCGCCGACCGGCTCAGGAAAAACCTTGGCCGCATTTCTTTCTTGTCTCGACCACTTGTTCCAACAAGCGTTGGCGCGTGAGCTGGAAGACCGGACTCAAGTGCTCTATGTCTCGCCGCTCAAGGCGCTGAGCAACGATGTGCAGAAAAATCTGCAACGGCCGCTGGCCGAAATCGGTCAAGCCGCCTTGCAAGCCGGGCTCCTCATGCCGGATCTGCGCGTGCTCGTCAGGACCGGCGATACGCCCGTCGCCGATCGCCAACGGATGCTCAAGCGGCCTCCCCATATTTTGGTGACGACGCCGGAGTCGCTGTTCATTCTGCTCACGGCGGATAAGAGCCGTGCGATGCTCCGAACAGTCCGCACCGTCATTGTGGACGAAATTCATGCGGTTGCCCCCACCAAACGGGGCGCCCATCTCGCCCTCTCGCTGGAACGGCTGGACGACTTGATAGGAACCAGACCTCAACGGATCGGCCTCTTGGCCACCCAGAGGCCGGTCGAGTTGGTCGCGCGGTTTCTGGTGGGGAATCGAGATCCGTTCCGTGTCGCGGGCGAATCCACAAGCGGTTCCGTCCCGGCACTTCATGATCGGAATTCAGTACCCTGCACGATCATCGACATCGGCCATCGTCGGGAGTTGGACCTGGCCGTGGAGGCGCCAAAGGATGAGTTGAGCGCCGTGGCAACCAACGCGATCTGGGCGGATGTCCATGATCGCCTTGCCGACCTGGTTCGGCACCATCGATCGACCCTGGTCTTTGTAAACACGAGACGACTAGCCGAGCGGGTCGCCCATGTGTTGGAAGAACGGCTTGCCGATCTTGGGCCGGATGTGGTGGCGGCGCACCATGGAAGCCTCTCACGACAGATCCGTCTCCGGGCGGAAGAACGGTTGAAGACCGGCAAGACGCGGGTCGTGATCGCCACGGCATCCCTCGAATTGGGCATCGATGTCGGAACCGTGGATCTCGTCTGTCAGATCGGCTCACCCCGCGCCATCGCGACCTGCCTGCAACGGGTCGGGCGGGCCGGCCATTGGATCACGGCCATTCCCAAGGGACGGCTCTTCGCGTTGACACGGGATGATCTGGTGGAGTGTGCGGCGCTGGTGCGAGCAATTCGAAAGGGTCTGCTCGACCAAATCGACATTCCTGATGCTCCACTGGATATCTTGGCCCAACAGATTATCGCATCGGTCGCCAGCCGCCCATGGTCAGAAGAAGAATTGTTTGCCCTCTGCCGCCGGGCCTATCCCTATCGCAATCTCGCCCGTTCGGAGTTTGACCGGGTCATTCACATGCTGGCGGATGGCATCGCCACCAAACGGGGACGGGGGCAGGCCTATCTCTTCCACGACCGAATCAATCGCAGGCTCAAGGCACGGCGCGGCGCCAGATTGGCCGCCATCACCTCCGGCGGGGCCATTCCCGAAACGGCGACCTATCAAGTCGTCGCCGAACCGGACGGCACGGTGGTGGGATCGGTGGACGAAGATTTTGCCGTCGAAAGTCTGGCCGGCGACATCATGTTGCTGGGCAATACCTCCTGGCGCATCAAGGGGATTGAAGCAGGCAAGGTCCGGGTCGAAGATGCTCAGGGAGCCCCGCCGACCATTCCCTTTTGGCGAGGCGAGGCTCCATCCCGCACGGCCAAACTGTCGGCGGCCGTGGCCGAACTGAGACATGACCTCGAGGGGCGTTTGGTCAAGCAGGGGGTACCGGAGTCGTCCGACGGTGGCCGAGAGGAATCAACGAACGGAGCCCTGTTATTGAAAACTTCTCCAGCCGTCCTTCAATGGCTGAAAGAGCAATGTCGCCTGGATGTGAGGGGAGCGCAACAGGTGGTGGAGTATCTGCTGGCCGGACGAGCCGTGCTGGGTACGGTTCCGACGCAGGAAACCATCGTGGCAGAACGGTTCTTCGACGAAAGCGGCGGCATGCAGTTGGTAATCCATGCCCCGTTTGGCGGCCGGATCAACCGAGCTTGGGGCCTGGCCCTTCGCAAACGGTTCTGTCTGACATTCGATTTCGAGCTGCAAGCGGCGGCGGCGGAGAACGGGATCGTCATTTCACTTGGCGAGCGACACAGTTTTCCATTGGAATCGGTCTTTGGCTATGTCCATTCGTCGTCTGTCCGCGATGTGCTCATCCAGGCGCTCTTGCCGTCGCCCATGTTCATGACGAGATGGCGGTGGACAGCCGGCCGATCGTTGGCCCTGCTCCGATTCGCACAGGGCAAGAAAGTCCCTCCGCACATTCAACGAATGAAGGCGGAGGATTTGCTGGCGGCGGTCTTCCCCGATGCCCTCGCCTGCCAGGACAATATGGTCGGCGAACGGACCAGGCAGATTCCCGATCATCCGCTGATAAGAGAGACCTTCAAGGATTGCCTCACGGATGCCATGGATCTGGAGGGATTGCAAACCATCCTCCAACGAATCGAACAGGGTATCATCCGCTGCGTAGCGGTGGAGACACCGGTCCCCTCGCCCTTCTCGCACGAGATCCTAAATGCCAATCCCTATGCGTTTCTCGATGACGCGCCGTTGGAAGAACGGCGGGCTCGCGCCGTGGAACTCAGGCGAACTCTGCCCCCTGACTTGGCCGGAGCGATCGGCACGCTCGATCCATCAGCCATCGAATTGGTGAGACAAGAATCCTGGCCCGTCGTGCGCGACGAAGACGAACTTCATGATGCCCTGCTGACCTTGGGCTGGATGCCGGAGCCGATTCCTGTCGAATGGATGCCCCATGTCTCTGGTTTGCTCACCGCATCGCGTATTGTGCGGCTGGCTCCATCGGCTTCTTCTCTCTTGCTTCCTCAAGTGGCCGGGTGGGTGGCGGCTGAGAACCGCGATCGGATCGAGCAGTTGTTCGCCTGGCAAGACGAAACGGTGTTGGATTCCATCGTCCTGGGCTGGATGGAGAGCACCGGCCCGACAACCGTCGAGGAGTTGGCCGGGAAGCTTGGCTTTGCGGCCGGACCGGTGGAACAGGCCATGGCTCGTCTAGAGCATTCGGGGCAGGTACTTAGAGGGTCATTTCGGTCCTCGTTGTCAAACGGTGTTCGAGTTGTCGAATGGTGCCATCGTCGCCTCCTGGCCCGCATCCATCGCCTGACGGTAGGGCGACTGCGACGGGAGATCCAACCGGTCACGGCGGCGGACTTCATGCGATTTTTATTGCGATGGCACCACATTGTTCCGTCGGCTCGTCTTCATGGCGAAACGGGACTGGCAGAGATTATCGGGCAACTGGCGGGTTTTGAAGCTCCGGCGTCCCTGTGGGAGTCACACCTCTTGCGCGTGCGACTGACGCGATATGAACCGGAGTGGTTGGATCGACTCTGTTTGAGCGGCTCCGTCGGATGGGGGCGCCTTTCCCTCCACGACAGACTCTTGTCCGGTTTTGAAGTGAGCATCGAAAACCGGCGAACTCGTGGCATTGTGTCAACCAGTGCCACGCCGATCAGCCTCTTTCCCCGTGAAGAGCGCGACTGGCTGCGAGCAGCCGTGCAGGGGCAGTTCGCCGGGGGAGGAGGCCACACATCCGGGTTGAGTCAGATAGGGCAAGCCGTCAAGGCTGTCCTTGAGAGGCAAGGAGCCTGTTTTTTTGGCGACCTGGTTCGGGCGACCGGCGCCCTCCCCAGCGAGGTGGAACAGGGGCTGTGGGAACTGGCTGCTGCCGGACTCGCCACGGCCGACGGGTTCGACAACCTGCGCGCCTTGATCGATCCGCATCGGCGGCGGGGTGAGGGACGGGCGAGAGGTCATCGTCCTCGTCACGCGAGCGGAAGGTGGTCTCTGTTGCTGTCGATGGACCCAGGTCCGATGGCAATCGACGACCAAGGGCAGGGGGGCCAATGGTCTGGATCGGCGGGCGAATCATGGCCCGACATTCAGAAAGGGGCCACCGTGGTTGAGTCCGTCGCCCGCCGGCTGTTGCGGCGCTATGGGGTGGTGTTTCGTGATCTGCTGGGGCGTGACTCGCTGGCGCTCCCCTGGCGGGATCTGCTCGTTCAGTATCGTCGCATGGAGATGGCCGGGGAGATTCGCGGCGGGAGATTCGTCACCGGTTTTGTCGGCGAGCAGTTTGCGTTGCCGGAGGCGGTCGAGAGTCTGCGGGCGCTCCGCAAGTTGGAGGAAGACCGAGAGCAGACGATCAAACTGTCGGCCTGCGATCCCCTCAACCTGACCGGAATCATTCTCCCCGGTCCGCGCGTCCCGGCCGTGACGACGAATTTCGTCATTCTGCGAAACGGAATCGTGGATCGTGTCATCACCGGAGGAGAGCGGCAACGGTCAAACGAGCGAGGGGTGGCGGTACCGATTTAA
- a CDS encoding universal stress protein → MTDSSVSIQAAQPFRRIFHPTDFSIDSHTALLHAVKLALAVRGELSVMHVDPDVTREDYEDFPRITPILKRWKVLPPNAGEEDMARSGLTVRKVRAVAKNPTEALLRHLSDDPADLLVMTTHQYDGLDRWQHRTVAEPVARGSRVPTLFVPAHVEGFVSKETGTVSLRRVLIPVHEQPNPQAAVDLTAQLADLLGCERITGLLIHVGRPETAPDLTYPMRKGLVWRSMVCHGDVVDVILGMGEDFDVDLIVMVTSGHDSLLDMMRGSTTERVLRGARCPLLAIPAAR, encoded by the coding sequence ATGACCGATTCATCCGTTTCCATCCAAGCAGCGCAGCCGTTTCGGCGGATTTTTCATCCAACGGATTTCTCCATCGACAGCCATACCGCCCTGTTGCATGCCGTGAAACTCGCACTCGCGGTCAGGGGTGAATTATCCGTCATGCACGTCGATCCGGACGTGACCCGCGAGGATTACGAGGATTTTCCTCGGATCACTCCGATTCTTAAACGATGGAAGGTGCTTCCGCCCAATGCCGGTGAAGAGGACATGGCACGGTCGGGACTGACCGTGAGAAAGGTCCGCGCCGTCGCTAAAAACCCGACCGAAGCCCTGCTGCGGCATTTATCCGACGATCCAGCCGACCTGCTCGTCATGACGACGCATCAATATGACGGTCTTGATCGCTGGCAACATCGGACGGTGGCCGAACCGGTCGCACGAGGGAGCCGCGTCCCGACCCTGTTTGTGCCGGCGCACGTCGAAGGATTCGTCTCCAAAGAAACGGGAACCGTTTCACTTCGCCGCGTCTTGATCCCGGTCCATGAACAACCCAATCCCCAGGCGGCCGTCGATCTCACGGCGCAGTTGGCCGACCTGTTGGGGTGCGAGCGAATAACAGGGCTTCTCATCCATGTCGGCAGGCCCGAGACGGCGCCGGACCTCACCTACCCGATGCGGAAGGGGCTCGTGTGGCGCTCCATGGTTTGCCACGGAGACGTCGTGGACGTGATCCTTGGAATGGGGGAAGACTTCGACGTGGATTTGATCGTCATGGTGACAAGCGGGCACGATTCGTTGCTGGACATGATGCGTGGGAGCACAACCGAACGGGTCTTGCGCGGCGCCCGTTGTCCTCTGCTGGCGATTCCAGCCGCTCGTTAA